The following coding sequences lie in one Lelliottia jeotgali genomic window:
- a CDS encoding TonB-dependent receptor, Outer membrane receptor for ferrienterochelin and colicins: MVVTATGFAQQKKEAPATISSIDRKTLDIQPDQTIGDAIKNIPGVSVSNGGSDMANGSIMMRGMDSSYTAFMVNSVKQNTSESRPYGQDIGAEAGFLPPMEAIERIEVIRGPMSSLYGSDAIGGVVNVITKKPYGVADWTGAIAANTWLQEHKDLGNTSQLNLFAMGPLIQDKLGLSIAADGLDRRDDERQNYFGKHNRKSVDATLGLKASENNLFDLNVVVGEQEKNRTKKRGTPWMWKFDRDAVTLTHTGWYADDTIATTNYINYEKGRSKYLLDNTSPEYVQTENTVANSQTTFTLDNHKLTVGANFTREELNDHFYESGKTLPGVEPVTKVTRNGWALFAEDAWTINDFTLTTSARGDYDSYFGAHVTPKLYGNWAITDAWALKGGLSAGYKKPELRATSDQFVTPHGSTPPYPFLTVGNDDLKPEKSINAETGLYWTGESVSLDGTVFYTQFKDKISEQTICETTSTHQCEVNGYKADSVDKYFNVSKADVYGIELNGDWQITADLKANANYTYNHSEQKSGVDKGYALNDFPRHMANVSLTWATTQSLDLWSNANYRSSNRDSNSGTEYEAYTLVDIGARYKLNKNTQLLAGIYNLFDADPKRTTSWGDYGQLEGRRYNLGARIEF; this comes from the coding sequence CGATTTCCAGCATCGATCGCAAAACACTGGATATTCAGCCCGACCAGACCATCGGCGATGCGATTAAAAATATCCCCGGCGTATCGGTCTCTAACGGCGGCAGCGATATGGCCAACGGCAGCATTATGATGCGCGGGATGGACTCAAGCTATACCGCGTTTATGGTCAACAGCGTAAAACAAAACACCAGCGAATCGCGGCCTTACGGCCAGGATATCGGTGCAGAAGCGGGCTTTTTACCGCCGATGGAAGCCATCGAGCGCATCGAAGTGATTCGCGGCCCAATGTCCTCCCTGTACGGCTCTGATGCCATCGGCGGGGTGGTCAACGTGATCACCAAAAAACCCTACGGCGTAGCAGACTGGACCGGCGCTATCGCCGCCAACACCTGGCTGCAGGAACATAAAGATCTCGGCAACACCAGCCAGCTGAACCTGTTTGCGATGGGGCCACTCATTCAGGACAAACTGGGTTTAAGCATTGCCGCTGACGGATTGGATCGCCGCGACGACGAGCGCCAGAATTACTTCGGCAAACATAACCGTAAATCGGTAGATGCCACCCTGGGCCTGAAGGCCAGCGAAAATAACCTCTTCGATCTGAATGTGGTTGTGGGCGAGCAGGAAAAAAATCGCACCAAAAAACGCGGTACGCCGTGGATGTGGAAATTCGATCGCGACGCGGTGACCCTCACGCATACCGGCTGGTATGCAGATGACACCATTGCGACAACCAACTACATCAACTACGAAAAAGGGCGTTCGAAGTATCTGCTGGACAACACCTCGCCTGAGTACGTGCAGACGGAAAACACCGTTGCCAACTCGCAAACTACGTTCACGTTGGATAACCATAAGCTCACCGTCGGGGCCAACTTTACGCGCGAAGAGTTGAACGACCATTTCTACGAGTCGGGCAAAACCCTGCCGGGCGTGGAACCGGTGACCAAAGTGACGCGTAACGGCTGGGCGCTATTTGCAGAAGATGCCTGGACGATCAACGATTTTACCCTGACCACCTCCGCGCGCGGCGATTACGATAGCTACTTCGGCGCGCACGTAACGCCAAAACTGTACGGTAACTGGGCAATCACCGATGCCTGGGCGCTGAAAGGCGGACTCTCGGCGGGCTATAAAAAACCGGAGCTGCGCGCAACCTCGGATCAATTCGTCACCCCGCACGGGTCAACGCCGCCGTATCCGTTCCTGACCGTGGGTAACGACGATCTGAAACCTGAGAAAAGCATCAACGCTGAAACGGGCCTGTACTGGACCGGAGAATCCGTGTCGCTGGACGGCACCGTCTTCTATACCCAGTTCAAGGACAAAATCTCCGAGCAGACCATCTGCGAAACCACGTCCACTCACCAGTGCGAAGTGAACGGCTACAAAGCGGATTCCGTGGATAAATATTTTAACGTCAGCAAAGCCGACGTTTACGGTATCGAGCTGAATGGCGACTGGCAGATTACCGCCGACCTGAAAGCGAACGCGAACTACACCTATAACCACAGCGAGCAGAAATCCGGCGTGGATAAGGGTTACGCGCTGAATGATTTCCCACGTCACATGGCGAACGTGTCACTGACCTGGGCAACCACGCAGTCTCTGGACCTGTGGAGTAACGCGAACTACCGCAGCAGCAACCGTGACAGCAACAGCGGCACGGAATATGAGGCTTACACGCTGGTCGATATCGGCGCGCGCTATAAGCTGAATAAAAACACCCAACTGTTGGCGGGAATTTATAACCTGTTTGATGCGGACCCGAAACGCACCACCTCGTGGGGCGATTACGGGCAGCTCGAAGGACGTCGATACAATCTTGGGGCAAGGATTGAGTTTTAA
- a CDS encoding protein YtfP: MRIFVYGSLRTRQGNSHWMTNAQLLGNYNIENYQLYSLGHYPGAVPGNGTVQGEVYRIDNATLAELDALRTRGGEYARQLIQTPYGSAWMYVYQRPVDGLKLIESGNWLDRDQY; this comes from the coding sequence ATGCGAATATTTGTATACGGCAGTTTACGAACCAGGCAGGGCAACAGTCACTGGATGACCAATGCCCAGTTACTGGGAAATTACAATATCGAGAACTACCAGTTGTACAGTCTGGGCCACTATCCAGGCGCGGTTCCGGGGAACGGAACGGTACAGGGTGAAGTTTATCGTATTGATAACGCGACGCTTGCCGAACTTGATGCCTTGCGCACCAGGGGCGGGGAATATGCACGCCAGTTGATCCAGACCCCGTATGGCAGTGCATGGATGTACGTGTACCAGCGTCCGGTCGATGGATTGAAACTGATTGAAAGCGGTAACTGGTTAGACAGAGACCAGTACTGA
- a CDS encoding Programmed cell death toxin ChpB yields MVKRPIFERGDIVLVGLDPIRGHEQQGESRPALVLSVGDFNQLGMTLIAPVTQGGNFARYAGFSVPLSCEEGDIQGVVLVNQIRMLDLSARQAKRLGVAADEVVEDVLLRLQTLID; encoded by the coding sequence ATGGTAAAGCGCCCGATTTTTGAGCGCGGGGATATTGTGCTCGTCGGGCTTGATCCCATAAGAGGTCATGAGCAGCAAGGGGAGAGTCGGCCTGCACTTGTCCTATCAGTCGGTGATTTTAATCAGTTAGGAATGACGTTAATTGCCCCTGTCACTCAAGGTGGCAACTTCGCTCGTTATGCGGGTTTCAGCGTGCCGCTGAGCTGTGAAGAAGGTGACATTCAGGGCGTGGTTCTGGTCAATCAAATCAGGATGCTGGATCTCAGTGCCCGGCAGGCTAAACGGCTGGGTGTGGCCGCAGATGAAGTTGTTGAAGATGTGCTGCTGCGTTTGCAAACGCTTATCGACTGA
- a CDS encoding antitoxin ChpS encodes MRITIKKWGNSAGMVIPGTVMKELGLQPGQSMEAQVMNNQLVLTPVAKRYTLEELLAQCDTTAPEISGQELWGASGPVGDEIW; translated from the coding sequence ATGCGTATAACTATTAAAAAGTGGGGAAACAGTGCAGGTATGGTTATTCCAGGCACAGTAATGAAAGAGCTCGGTTTACAACCGGGTCAGAGTATGGAAGCTCAGGTAATGAATAATCAGTTAGTGCTAACGCCAGTAGCTAAGCGTTACACGCTAGAAGAACTGCTGGCGCAGTGCGATACGACAGCTCCAGAAATAAGTGGACAGGAACTCTGGGGGGCGTCCGGCCCTGTGGGGGATGAAATATGGTAA